In Hermetia illucens chromosome 1, iHerIll2.2.curated.20191125, whole genome shotgun sequence, one genomic interval encodes:
- the LOC119646993 gene encoding T-box protein H15-like: protein MTESMKQINTNRYSFDYRDPMDALLLEQHLCAPLRLFPEPLIPQFTQQDADAASVAILEKARQHLQMWGRSPYTELLLPQIYQRPGLSALNLGLWQQQWPQLQAGFLASAAVSNARTPPPPPVSTPSSSGSPSPDMRTKHFQRFSPYQIPQHPPTPRSPPN, encoded by the coding sequence ATGACCGAATCGATGAAACAAATTAACACTAATCGATACAGTTTTGATTACAGAGATCCAATGGACGCCCTTCTCCTCGAGCAGCATCTATGCGCACCACTCCGTCTATTCCCGGAACCTCTGATTCCGCAATTCACTCAACAGGATGCAGACGCAGCATCAGTTGCAATACTGGAAAAAGCTCGCCAACATCTTCAAATGTGGGGTCGATCACCGTACACGGAACTATTACTGCCTCAGATCTATCAACGTCCAGGACTAAGTGCACTGAATCTCGGCCTCTGGCAACAGCAATGGCCCCAACTCCAAGCAGGCTTTCTAGCGAGTGCAGCCGTTTCAAATGCACGGACTCCACCGCCCCCACCAGTCTCTACTCCATCAAGTTCAGGGTCTCCTTCGCCGGATATGAGGACGAAACATTTTCAACGATTTAGCCCGTATCAGATACCGCAGCACCCACCAACCCCAAGGAGTCCGCCAAATTAG